The following are encoded together in the Panicum virgatum strain AP13 chromosome 6K, P.virgatum_v5, whole genome shotgun sequence genome:
- the LOC120713351 gene encoding putative disease resistance protein RGA3, whose translation MGLLEAVAENLRECNTLVAGYPRRSRRPYDSYMYADKCMFGRHVEREQIIDFLLEEYDDSSTQTLHVLPVIGRHRSGKKTLMENVCRDERVRNHFSLVSLLDGDDLEGEMLEAPFMSCNRGVTITNHDLQLKRRLFVIEFTFSVDEESWRKFYHRASNLMKGTSSKSGKGIDELGAYYFQTRSDLRTPYIPGLVGGK comes from the exons ATGGGGTTATTGGAAGCTGTTGCTGAGAATTTACGGGAATGCAACACACTAGTAGCTGGCTATCCTCgcagatctcgccggccttatGACTCTTACATGTATGCTGACAAGTGTATGTTCGGTCGTCATGTTGAGAGGGAGCAAATCATCGACTTCTTGCTTGAGGAGTATGATGATTCTTCTACTCAAACCTTGCATGTTCTACCGGTCATCGGCCGCCATAGGTCTGGCAAGAAAACCCTAATGGAAAATGTTTGCAGGGATGAGAGGGTACGCAATCATTTCTCCTTGGTTTCTCTTCTGGACGGTGATGATTTAGAGGGCGAGATGCTCGAAGCGCCCTTCATGTCCTGCAACAGAGGAGTAACCATCACAAACCATGATTTGCAGCTGAAGAGGCGCCTGTTTGTGATTGAGTTCACCTTCAGTGTCGACGAGGAATCATGGAGAAAGTTCTACCATCGTGCTAGCAACCTCATGAAAGGAACAAGTAGCAAG tccgggaagggcaTAGACGAAttgggggcgtactacttccagacgaggagcgaCCTGCGGACGCCGTACATCCCCGGGCTTGTTGGCGGGAAGTga